The genomic region ATTTTATCCACAATCATTTCTAATTTAAATTTCTCAAGTAACCCTGCACCAACACCACCAATTGATCTATGATGTAATGATGTTATAGCATTTGGAAAATGTGTAATTCTAATTATATTTTTTTCTAATGCTTTTTTAAATAATTCATAATTTGCATTTGAATGGCCCAAAGAAATAATCACACCATTTCCTTTTAAATAATCAATAACTTCAAAGAAATTTTCCACTTCAGGTGCCATAGTTATTAGTTTTACATTTTCGTTTATTATTTCTTTTAAGTCTTCTAATTTTGGGGGATATATATATGCTTCATTTTGTGCTCCTTTTTTTTCTTTATTTATGTAAGGACCTTCTAAATGTATTCCGGAAATAGAAAGTATAGATTGAAAATTATTTACTATTTCTTTTAATTGTTTTTTTGATGCAGATACTGTTGTTGGATAAAATTTTGTTACACCATGAGAAAAGTTCAACTCTGCCCATCTTTTTAAATCTTCTTTAGGTGCATTCATAAAATCTACACCCATGTATCCATGTGTATGTGTATCAACAAATCCTGGCATTAAAATATAATCATAATAATTATTATCTTTTTTAATGATTTGTTTAATAATATCGTTTTCTATAATAATATCTCCAACATATTCACCATCAATAGGATCCACAATAAGAATATTTTTAATTTCCATATTTATACACCTCATTAATTTTTTTAGTCTAAAATAACAGATTTACTTAAATTTCTTGGTTGATCAGGATTATATCCTTCAATTAATGCTTTTTTGTATCCAAGATATTGTGGAAGTATCATTCTTAATGGTGATTCAAATCCGTTGTTGTATGGTATATCTATATCCTTTTCTTTCCCTATTAGTATAACTTCTGCTCCCATGTTTTTTAATTCTTTTGCTAATTTTGTTTCTTCTTCTGTATCTTTTGAGTTTATTATTACTAGTGTATGTTCATTTAATGTGGATTTTGGTCCATGTCTGTATTCTAACGGTTCATGATATTCTACATTTTGTATTGCCATTTCTTGTATTTTTAATGCTCCTTCTTTTGAAATACCATATTGTTCATCAAATCCAAGAAATACATAATGATTATATTTTTTTAAGTCTATTGTATCTATTCGTTCTTTTATATTTGATATTATTATTTCAGCATCCTTTGTTAAATCCGTATATTTTATTCCATTTAGTAAGAAGTTAAGTATATATACAAATGATCCTGTCATTACAACACTTTCTTCATTAGCAAATTCAAATATATATGTTTCATCACATATTTTTGTTAATGAGGATTCAGGTGTGCATGTTATACCTATTGTTTTAATTTTTCTTTTTTTAAAGTTCTCAACAGCTTTTACCGTTTCTGTTGATTCTCCTGTTCTTGATATAAATATTGCTATATCTGTTTGAGGTACTTTGTCAAAAACTATTACTTCACCACCAGATATAGTATTTGATTTATAACCATATTTGTTTAACATTTTAGTTGTTATTAGTCCTAAATTATATGATGATCCACATCCAACAAAAGTATATTTTTTGTTTTTGTTATATGTTATTTTATATTCTTTCTCTTTTTCTAATAATTCTGGTATCCTGTTTATTTCTTTTATTGTGTATTTACCTTTCATCCTTTCACCGCTCCTTGTGTAATTCCAGAAATTATATGTTTCTGAAATACTAAAAATGCAATTATAACTGGTATTCCTATAATAGATGATGCTGCCATCAAAGTTGGCCATTCTACTTGATTAAACTTTTGAAATAATGCAAGTCCTACTTGTACTGTTCTCATTTCTTTTGATGTAGTCATAACGAGAGGATAAAATAACATATTCCATGATGTAATAAATGTATTTATTCCCATTACAGCTATTGCTGGTTTGGATAATGGAAATATTATTTTAAATAATATCTGGAACGTATTTGCTCCATCTACATAAGCTGCTTGTTCTAACTCAATTGGTAATTGTTCAATATATTGTTTGAGTAAAAATATTCCAAATGGTGTTACTAAAAATGGTATTGTTAAAGCATAATATGTATCAATCCATCCAAGGTTTTTCATGATTATAAATACAGGTATAATAGTAGTTTGTGGTGGAATCATCATGGTAGCTAATACAATCATAAACAATATGTTTTTGCCAAAAAATTCTCTTCTTGCAAAACCATAGGCAACCATAGTAGAAAATATAATATTTCCTATAACTACAATAATAGCAACAATTAAACTATTAAATATATATCTTGCAAAATTATTTTCTTTCCATACATTTATGAAATTTAATAATGTTGGATATTTATATTCTATTTTAAAATCATCCAAAAAAACACTTGCTTTTTGATTTGGTTTAAAAGAAAAAGCAATTTTAGTTATATGTTTTAAATCAATTCCTTTATTTTTCAATGTTTTATAATTTACTGCAATTTTACTCCATTTATCTGAATTATTATTAATTTCAAGTTCTGTGGTTTTACCATCGACATCATAAAATATAAGATTGAAATTTTTTATATTATTTGATTTAAAGTAAAACGTAAGATTTTTCATCACTCTTAAATCAAGATCATTAGTTAATAAAGCTACTCTTTGTGTTTTTGAAGGCAATAAATCAATTTTAATACTTTGTTTTGTTTCTGGAGAATCTTTAGAAATACTTAATTTCGCTCCATCATATGTTTTAACCTTTCTTTTTATATATTTAATGTATTTTATCTCAAAATCATTTAAATATTTTTCTTTTACCACATGGGTAAGATTTCCTTCTGGTATAATAGCAGTATAAAACATTGTTATTAATGGAAATAGAGATACTATCAATAAAACAAACATAAAAGTTAGGAATAAAAATCTTTTCATTATATATCACTCCTGAGAAGACGCTTTTGAATTATTGTAAAGAACATTATTATTGCCATTAAAATGTATGCTAATGCTGATGCATAACCCATATCAAATTGCCTAAATGATGTTTGATAAAGATAATGAACCACAGTTTGTGTAGAATTTGAAGGTCCTCCTCCTGTCATTGTAAAAATTTCTGCAAATATCTGAAATGATCTAATTGTATTTAATGAAATTATGAAAAATAAAGTTGGTTTTAATAATGGCAAAGTAATATTAAAAAATATTTGTTTTTTTGAAGCACCATCAATTGATGCAGCTTCATATACTTCATTCGGTATTCCCTGTAACCCAGCTAAAAACAATATGGTATAATATCCTATAGCTGCCCAAATATCCATTATCATTATAGACAATAAAGCCGTTTTAGTTGAAGCCAACCAACTTGTTCCTAAAGCGTTCATTCCAAATAGTTTCATCATATTGTTGAAAAAACCATTTGCACTATATAAATATGTCCATATTGTGGATATTACAACCATTGAAATTACTGATGGTAAAAAAAATCCAGCTTTAAAAAGGTCTTTTAACGGTAAATATTTGCTATTTATTAGTAAAGCGAGCAATAATGAAAATGTTGTTGTGAATGGAATAGTTCCAAGCACAAATATAAAAGTGTTTTTAAGAGCAATAAGAAATACTTCATCATGAAAAGCTCTTATATAATTTGATAATCCAATAAAATTATAATGTGGATTTATTCCACTATAATCTGTAAAACTCATAAAAAAAGAATAAACTATAGGAAAAACACCGAAAATTAAAAAAATTATTAAAAACGGTGAAAGCAATATAAGAGTTTCTATATTATATTTTTTATGTTTTTTCATTTTTTAGTCACTCCTTAAGATGCCTGTGCAGGTGGGACTGCACAGGCCACTTTTTTAATGATTTAACAATTGTTGTATTTTCAAATTGTAATATCTCAATGTATTTTCAACATCACCATTTTCAAGTACTATTTTTTCAATAGCTTCTGTTAAGTATTGTTGTATCTTAAACCATTGTGGATGTGATGGTGCAGGTTTAGCATATTTATTTTGTTCATAAAATACTTGATGCATAGGATGATCTTCAAACCAAGGATCTTTATCAGCACCTACAACTGATGGAAATACAGATGGAACTAATTTTGTTACTTGCATAGCAACATCAGATCTTAATAAGTATTCTATTAATTTTAAAGCGGCTTCTTTGTTTTTTGCTTGTTTTGTAACAGCTAAAACTTCTGCTCCTGCAAATGATGCATGATATCCACTCCATTTATTTGGTTTTGGTAATAATGCAACATCAAATAATATATTTGGATAATTGCTTTCTATACCAGAAATATCCCATGCGCCACTTACATACATACCTAATTTACCTTCACCAAATGCTTTAGCTAAATCTGCTTGTTTTGTTTTTAAAGAATATTTAGATAATGCTTGATAGAATTTTGCTGTTTCTATAACTTTTGTTGAGTATAATAATGATTTTTTCATATCTTTTGATAATATAGAAGCTTCATTTCCCCATACTGCAGGTAAGAACCATTGTTGCCATGGACTGAAGTTTTCTCCTGCACACATCCCAAAACCATATATATCATCACCTAAAGAATCGATTTTTTGTGCAGCGTCATATAATTCTTCCCATGTTTCTGGAGGATTATTTGGATCTAGTCCTGCTTTTTCAAATAAGTCTAAGTTGAAGAATAAAGCTCTTGTTCCTAATAACCATGGTAATGCCCAATAGTGATCGTTGTAAGCAACAGAATCCCAACCGAAATATTTATCCTTTACTTTAGATGCATAATTATCCATTTTTAATATAGCATCTTGACTAGCAAAATTTGCAACCCATGTGTTTCCGAGTTCCACCACATCAGGAGCATTATTTGCAGCAATAGATGTAACAATTTTATCAAAACCATTTGACCATGCCAATTGAACATATTCTACTTCGATATCAGGATTTTCTTTCATAAATTCACCTAAAATCTTTGCAGAAGATTCGTCATCAAGCATAAATCCCCAAAATGTAATCTTAGTTTTTCCAAAGGCAAATACCAACAACATACTCAATAATACTACAAGCACTAACTTTTTCATACACTTACCTCCCCTTTCAAAAATTGTTTTTTAAAAGCTTTAATAGCTTGGTATAATGAAATTAATTTTGTTGAATTAGTTACAATATATGATTCTGAAAGATAATTTTCTAAATCTTCATCATTTCTAATAATTATATAAAGCACTTTGCTGGAAAAATGTTTTAATTTCTTTTGCAAGTTCAATTGTTTTTTAAACCTAAAAGAATCAAGAACAAAAGAAACTACACTTTCTTCTCTTTTTGGAAGTTTATTAACTGAACCAGTAAAAGGATCATATTTTATTATTTTGCAATTTTTAAATTCTGAATTTATTAAATTTTCTAGTTTTTCTAAATCATTAGCCGTAGTATCTGCAGGGCTTAAGTTCTTAGCTTCCGGTATTAAAAAAGTTAAATTATCCTTATCAAAATTATTTTTTATATTTATTTTTAAAGCTCTTTTTGCAATATCCATTAATAATTCTCCTGAGTAATCTTTGTTATAATATTTTCTTTGTAAATCTTCTATTTTTTTAATCTTATTTTGAATCACATTTATCTTTATTTTTTTATCTTTAATAGCTTCTTCAAAAAAAGCATATAATTTTTTGAAATTTTGTCTTGCTTCCGCCACCATTAAAATATCTCCACCGCTATTAAAAAATTTAATTACTCCTTCTTTTGAATAATAATTGTTATAGAAAGCTTTCATTTCAATAGCATCACTAATAACAAGACCTTTGAATTTTAAATTTTCTTTTAAAAAATCATTAATAATTATTTTTGAAACACTTGCTATGTCATTATCTACAGGTTCATAAATCACATGTGATGTCATTAAAATCTCTAATTCTTTCAATGATTTTTTAAATGGTATAATATCTTCATCATCAAATGAAAAATCATATACAATAGCATTTTCTTCATGAGAATCTTGTGCTGCCTTACCATGACCCGGAAAATGCTTCCCAGTTGGCAAAATTCCACTCTCCTTCAAACCTCTTATATATTGAATTCCGTATTCTGCAACTACATCTGCAGATGTAGAAAATGCTCTAAATCCTGTAACTGCACTAGAACTTTTATGTAATACATCAAGTACAGGAGAAAATACCATATTAAAACCAAATTCTTTTAATTTTTCTCCAAGATACTTACCATACTTATATGCATATTCAGGCTTTCCCAATTTTCCCATAGCATAATTCCCTGAAGAGGATAATATACCTGGTACGGTTTCTAATTGACCCCCCTCATGATCTGAAGATATTAGCAAAGGGATGTCCAAATTATAAAGTTTATCCATCGATATTTGTAATTCCTCAACACTTTTCATATTTCCTGGATAAAGGATAACTCCTGCAGGCTTGTATTTTCTTATTATTTCTAAAGCTTCATCGTCAAACCCATCTGGAAATCCCAAAAAAAACAACTTTCCAAAATTCATATTATCCCCTCTTTTTCAAATATGTTGTCAAAAACCTTTCAATTCCTTCATCAGTTGAAAATAATTTATGCAAAATAAGTGACGCTGCACCGTGTGAAGTTAAAAAATCTTGTGAAGATGCGTAGCTAATACATAATTTTCTATAATCATTTAAAAAAATATTGTTTTCTATATTTTTAATAAAAGTGTCTAAAAACTTTTTGGGTAACATGGTAATATTTCCGCCTATCAAAACAGCATCTGGATCAAAGATACTAATAAACTTTGCTAATTCTTCTGAATAAAATTCTAAAAATTCATTTCCGTCATTTAAAAGTCTTTTTTCATCATAATTTAAAATATCCTTAAAAGTGATATTATTTTTTTCATTGAGTAACGGATGTTTTATTTCAACTTCACCAGATAAATTATTACTGCCATGATATAATTTATTTTTTAAAATAATCCCAACCCCTATGCCAATAGAATGCTTAATGTAATATGGAACAGAAATATGAAAATACAACAAATTTTTTGCTTTTTTCTTATTATTTAAATTAAAATACAAAGCTCCACAATTACTATCATTTTCTATATATATTGGAATATTTATATGTTCTTCTATTTTATCTG from Marinitoga aeolica harbors:
- the nagA gene encoding N-acetylglucosamine-6-phosphate deacetylase; translation: MEIKNILIVDPIDGEYVGDIIIENDIIKQIIKKDNNYYDYILMPGFVDTHTHGYMGVDFMNAPKEDLKRWAELNFSHGVTKFYPTTVSASKKQLKEIVNNFQSILSISGIHLEGPYINKEKKGAQNEAYIYPPKLEDLKEIINENVKLITMAPEVENFFEVIDYLKGNGVIISLGHSNANYELFKKALEKNIIRITHFPNAITSLHHRSIGGVGAGLLEKFKLEMIVDKIHSSPEFIKLVYKTKNIDDIILITDSISATNLEDGEYSLGGLKVIVKDKKATLEDGTIAGSTLTFDDGVRNFYNITQCSLKELAKVSSYNALQNLNIKNEGRIKEGYIANFALLNRDLEIKKTIFHGNIVYEK
- a CDS encoding SIS domain-containing protein, with translation MKGKYTIKEINRIPELLEKEKEYKITYNKNKKYTFVGCGSSYNLGLITTKMLNKYGYKSNTISGGEVIVFDKVPQTDIAIFISRTGESTETVKAVENFKKRKIKTIGITCTPESSLTKICDETYIFEFANEESVVMTGSFVYILNFLLNGIKYTDLTKDAEIIISNIKERIDTIDLKKYNHYVFLGFDEQYGISKEGALKIQEMAIQNVEYHEPLEYRHGPKSTLNEHTLVIINSKDTEEETKLAKELKNMGAEVILIGKEKDIDIPYNNGFESPLRMILPQYLGYKKALIEGYNPDQPRNLSKSVILD
- a CDS encoding carbohydrate ABC transporter permease; the encoded protein is MKRFLFLTFMFVLLIVSLFPLITMFYTAIIPEGNLTHVVKEKYLNDFEIKYIKYIKRKVKTYDGAKLSISKDSPETKQSIKIDLLPSKTQRVALLTNDLDLRVMKNLTFYFKSNNIKNFNLIFYDVDGKTTELEINNNSDKWSKIAVNYKTLKNKGIDLKHITKIAFSFKPNQKASVFLDDFKIEYKYPTLLNFINVWKENNFARYIFNSLIVAIIVVIGNIIFSTMVAYGFARREFFGKNILFMIVLATMMIPPQTTIIPVFIIMKNLGWIDTYYALTIPFLVTPFGIFLLKQYIEQLPIELEQAAYVDGANTFQILFKIIFPLSKPAIAVMGINTFITSWNMLFYPLVMTTSKEMRTVQVGLALFQKFNQVEWPTLMAASSIIGIPVIIAFLVFQKHIISGITQGAVKG
- a CDS encoding carbohydrate ABC transporter permease; its protein translation is MKKHKKYNIETLILLSPFLIIFLIFGVFPIVYSFFMSFTDYSGINPHYNFIGLSNYIRAFHDEVFLIALKNTFIFVLGTIPFTTTFSLLLALLINSKYLPLKDLFKAGFFLPSVISMVVISTIWTYLYSANGFFNNMMKLFGMNALGTSWLASTKTALLSIMIMDIWAAIGYYTILFLAGLQGIPNEVYEAASIDGASKKQIFFNITLPLLKPTLFFIISLNTIRSFQIFAEIFTMTGGGPSNSTQTVVHYLYQTSFRQFDMGYASALAYILMAIIMFFTIIQKRLLRSDI
- a CDS encoding extracellular solute-binding protein, which produces MKKLVLVVLLSMLLVFAFGKTKITFWGFMLDDESSAKILGEFMKENPDIEVEYVQLAWSNGFDKIVTSIAANNAPDVVELGNTWVANFASQDAILKMDNYASKVKDKYFGWDSVAYNDHYWALPWLLGTRALFFNLDLFEKAGLDPNNPPETWEELYDAAQKIDSLGDDIYGFGMCAGENFSPWQQWFLPAVWGNEASILSKDMKKSLLYSTKVIETAKFYQALSKYSLKTKQADLAKAFGEGKLGMYVSGAWDISGIESNYPNILFDVALLPKPNKWSGYHASFAGAEVLAVTKQAKNKEAALKLIEYLLRSDVAMQVTKLVPSVFPSVVGADKDPWFEDHPMHQVFYEQNKYAKPAPSHPQWFKIQQYLTEAIEKIVLENGDVENTLRYYNLKIQQLLNH
- a CDS encoding glycoside hydrolase family 3 N-terminal domain-containing protein; this encodes MNFGKLFFLGFPDGFDDEALEIIRKYKPAGVILYPGNMKSVEELQISMDKLYNLDIPLLISSDHEGGQLETVPGILSSSGNYAMGKLGKPEYAYKYGKYLGEKLKEFGFNMVFSPVLDVLHKSSSAVTGFRAFSTSADVVAEYGIQYIRGLKESGILPTGKHFPGHGKAAQDSHEENAIVYDFSFDDEDIIPFKKSLKELEILMTSHVIYEPVDNDIASVSKIIINDFLKENLKFKGLVISDAIEMKAFYNNYYSKEGVIKFFNSGGDILMVAEARQNFKKLYAFFEEAIKDKKIKINVIQNKIKKIEDLQRKYYNKDYSGELLMDIAKRALKINIKNNFDKDNLTFLIPEAKNLSPADTTANDLEKLENLINSEFKNCKIIKYDPFTGSVNKLPKREESVVSFVLDSFRFKKQLNLQKKLKHFSSKVLYIIIRNDEDLENYLSESYIVTNSTKLISLYQAIKAFKKQFLKGEVSV
- a CDS encoding ROK family transcriptional regulator; this encodes MIKITDSLIKILNFLWKNEKTSLMEISKKTKLEKSTVSRTLNKLKEINLVNKIGETDASPQGGRKTNILSLNYTAGKILGMSVEQDGIEYVITYLNGEVIKKERINKEILEENITEEILKVINQNIDENMYGIGISVPGIVDSKHGIIIHSKALKIANFNLADKIEEHINIPIYIENDSNCGALYFNLNNKKKAKNLLYFHISVPYYIKHSIGIGVGIILKNKLYHGSNNLSGEVEIKHPLLNEKNNITFKDILNYDEKRLLNDGNEFLEFYSEELAKFISIFDPDAVLIGGNITMLPKKFLDTFIKNIENNIFLNDYRKLCISYASSQDFLTSHGAASLILHKLFSTDEGIERFLTTYLKKRG